The Terriglobia bacterium genomic sequence GCTTTGTCCGCCGGAACATCTTGTCTTTGCAGAAATGTAGTGCGGCAGATTCGTTGAGATTGGACAGATAGTTTTGGCCCCCCTTGAAACTTATTCGGCCTTTGTTATTATTGAGTTGTTGCTGTGGTCAGCTCTACTTATTGGGCTGGCCCGGCCTATATGAGGCCCCGAAAGGGGCCTTAACTTATGTAAAGGCTCGCAATCTTTGTCGATGTAGGCCATTTCTCACCTCAGCCGGTTTTTGTGCAAAGCCCGAGCCGCACAATCTTCGGCGGCGCACCATCGACGGCACTGCGATCCCGAAAAATCCGTATCTTTCGTAACGATCACAAAACCATGCTCTCGGGCGAAGTCCCAAATCTTCCGGTCGCTCGCCCCACGCAAGCGGGCGTGGCTGGATCGCAGCTGACGCTGGATTAAACGGATTCCGTCGACTCACGTGCAGTATTGGCCGCCGAATACCAATTCACGCGCCGAGTCAGGAACATGATCGCGCCGAGGATAACGAATAACCCGATGGAGCCCACAAGCAATGCCGCGTCTTCATTGGTAAGGAGTACGAAGAGATAACCATACAACACCGTCACCGTCGCCGAGATAACTCCAGCCAGGCGCACGCGGCCGAAAATCACGCGGCTGTACGCCGCGATCATGCCGATGACCGCAAGGCTCGCGACGGAATAGGCGACGGGAAACGTCAAATGTTCCGACAGCGACAGCTCGAGCAGGTAAAAGACGCAGAGCGCCGCGCCAAGCAACAAATATTGAATTGGATGCACGCGCACTCCGGCAGTCACTTCGATCAACCATGCGAACGCAAAGGTGAGGAGGATAAATAGAATCGCGTACTTCACGCTGCGATCAGCCATCCGATAGTGATCGACGGGGTCCGCCATCTCCACGCCAAAGCGGGATGCCGCGATAGGTTTGCGGAAATCCGAGCCGCGAGTCCACCACTGAGGATAGTCCCGGCCGAGGTATGAGAGCCGCCAGGTGGCATCAAACCCGTTTGCAGAAACTGTCCGCTCCGAAGGCAGCCAGTTCCCCTGAAAATTCGGAAATGGAGAGTTGGAGGCGAGTTGTACGGATGTGTCTTCGGCAAACGGCGTAAGATACAGGCCCACACTGCCGTTCAGCGACAGGGGAAACGAGAATTTGAAACTCGAATCCTCCGGGCTGACGTGAACGAGCGCGTGAATGCCCGAACCTCCTTCGGAAAATCCATTGGTCCCTGGAAGAAACTGCTGCGGGCTGCCGTTCCACGCGACTTCCGACTGGCCGCGGATAGCACGCACATCGGTGATGCCGATCGCGAGATGCGCACGATTCCAAAAGATACTGCCGGGATCGACGTCCACTTCAGCCAGGTTCGGCCGGCTGAATTCTCCTTCGACCGTCAGATCCGTGCGGTAGACGGCAATCGAAAAGATTCCGCGGCTGCGAGACTCCGAGTCGATCCGGCCCGTCACTTTCAACCGCTTTGGCAGAAAGACCGCATGACCCGTATCCTGGCGCACGACTTCCTTGCCGTTGACCGTCTCTACACGCCGTACGGCATAGGGCAGGATCAAGGCCGGACCTGTGAGTGTCTGTGCCCTTCCCCATTTCTCAGACACCTCTTCAATGGCGGCGTCTCTCCGTTCGTGCCGCTCCGAGACGAGAAAACCAATCATTGCGACCGGGATCAACAGAATCAACGCGAGCGCTCCTACCATACAAAGGCGCACCAGTCTCGAATTCTGCACGGAAGAAATCACCCCTTCGATCGACGTCATTCGTCTGTCCTCCAGATACATTTACTTTATATCACAAAGTACTTGCTTTAAGCTCGACGGCGATTCATCTTTCGCAAGGGAGTCCACAGGATGTGGGCTCAGTATGGAGCGACCTCCCCTTTCAAAATCGCCTACAATAGGCGCAAGACTGCAATAAGAGGAGCGTTATGTCCTTCACGGTGCGATTGGATTTGCCTCCAGATGTCGAGCAACGGCTTCGTCGCGAAACATCCGACCTGTCTGAAGGGGTGAAGGAAGCGTATGTTCTCGATCTTTTTCGGCGGGGAAAACTAAGCCACTACGAACTGTCACAAATCTTGGGGTTGGATCAATTCGAAACCGATGCGTATCTGAAACGGCACAGTATCTTCGAAGGATCTCTAACGCTGGAAGATCTTGAAGCGGACTTTCAGACGCTGCGGAAGATGAGTTCAAAACAGCCTTGACTGCTGGCCTTTCAGTCGCCGTTCCGGCCGCGCGATCTGCCTGTCAGGCTCAATTGTTACAATGCCTTACAGCCAAACCGAACGCGCCGCGCTGGAAATGGATTCATTTCCGAAAAAATCGGTCCATAAATCGCAGATTTGGGTTCGTTTGCCGGAAAATGGATCCAGTTTTTAAAAAACGAATCCACAAATGCCAAAACGGGATCCATTTTTGGAGAAATTGATCCAGTTTCCGAGAAATGAATCCACAAACGGCAAATATGGATTCATTTTCTGGACAATGGATCGAGTTTTTAAAAAATGCATCGACCAATCGCAAATCTGCATCCATTTTTTGGACAAATCGATGCGCTTTTAAGAAAATCGATCCATAAATGGCAAATTTGTATTCATTTTCTGGGAAATGCGTCCACAAATGGCAAACGTGAATCCATCTTTTGGAAAAATGGATTCATTTTTGAAAAAGTGAATCGAGAAATGGCAATTCTCGATCCATTTTCTGGAAAATCGATCCAGCTTTTAAAAATGTGCATCCATAAATGACAAAACTGGATTCATTTTCCGGGAAATGAATCCAATTTTGAAAAAATCAATCCATAAATCACAAATCATGATGCGCGCGTTGAAGTTATCGCTCATGCCGCAAAGCGATGAGCGGATCGACTCTCGAGGCGCTCCGTGCAGGCAGATAACCGGCGAGCGTCAGCGTGCTGACGACAATGGCCATGGCGCTGAACAATGCGACGGGGTCGTTCGGCCGGGTTCCGAAGAGAAACGATTGGATCCACTTTGCCGCACAACCAGCGTCGCCGGAACGCTGATCACGAGCGCCATCGCGATCAGAAATAACACGTCCCGCAGGACCATCCAGACGACGCGGCCGCGTTGAGCACCAAGGGCCATTCGGATGCCGATCTCGCCGGTTCGCCGTGCGACGTTGTACGACATGGTTCCATAAAGGCCGACGCAGGCAATCGTCAGCGCCAGGAGGGCAAAGGCGGTGCACAGCCGGGCGAACAGGATTTGCGGGCCGATCAACTGGTCAATCCGCGCGCTCTGGGTTTTGACGTCGTGAACCGGGACGCCGGCATCCGCCTGACGGACAATTTCACGAACCGCCTGGACATATCCGAGCGGATTACCGGAGGTTCGCAGTTCGTAGACCATTTGCCCTGGCGGCCCAAGCGCCGCCTGTGAAAACGGGAGATAAATGGTTCCGGGCGCTAATTGTTTAAGAAACACCGAGTCGCCTTTCAAATCGTTGCCGTACACCGCCGTTTCGGATACCGACAATTTCGATATCACAGCCCGGACAGGCGCGCGGCAATTGGATGTGGCGGCCGAGGGCACCGGCGTCGCCAAAGGCGCTCCTGGCAAAATCCTCATCGACGACCGCGACATACGGCAAGCCCGCGCGGTCATGCTCATCGATCTCACGCCCCTGGCGGAGCGGAATCTGCATGGTCGTAAAGAAATTCGCTCCGACGCTGAGCAAGCGCCTCGCCTTCGGGTCCGAGCCGGAAATGGCGACCTCCATGGCCGTGGTTCCTCCGCCGACCAACGGCTTCTGCGAAAGCGTGACGCTGCGAACGCCGGGAATGGCGGCGAACCCGTCGCGCAGGTCACTGTAGAAGCCGGCGATTTCAGAATCGCGATGGCCGGCCTGCCGCGCGTCGATCCCGAAAGTCAAAAGACGTTCCCGATTGAAGCCGAGTTGAATCGACTCCAGATTCGAGAGCGTTCGGATAAACAGCCCGGCGGCGGCGAGGATAACGCAGGTAAGCGCGATCTGCGCGACGACCAGAACACTGCTCAATTTCAAATGGTGGAAGATGCGGCGCTCTCCGGTGCGCGATTCTTTGAGGCCCGACAAAAGCGAAATCCGAGTCGATTGGAACGTCGGCGCCAATCCGAACAACACGCCCGTCATTGTCGAAAGCACACCGGCGATGGCCATGACGTGCCAGTTCAATTCCGCATGCAATGTGAATCTGTCGCTGCCATTCCCGATCAGAACAGTCAAGGCGTGGATTCCCCATCCGGCGACGGCAATGCCGGCTCCGCCGCCAATCGCCGCCAGCAGAATGCTTTCGGTCAGCAGCTGCCGCATGACGCGAAACCGGCCGGCGCCCATGCTCAGCCGCACCGCCATTTCCCGCTTTCGAGCCGTGGCGCGAGACAGCATCAGATTGGCGATGTTTGCGCAAACGATCGCCAGAATCAGAGCCACAAGAACGAGAAGGATATATAAAGGTCCGCTATATGCCCGCCGCAGCCCGCCTAATCCCTGCCCTCCATCGTTGACGAGCAAGGTCCGGGGATCCGTTTTCGCGTCGCTTCCGCTTCGGCTGTGTTCCCACGCGTCGAACGGCCTGGCTGACGCTGACACCCGGACGAAGCCGCGCCATGACGATGACCCAGTCGTAGTTCGGATCGACGTACCATCTGGCCGCCGGAAGAAAACGATCGCCCGCGTTCAACAGTAAATTGGCATGCATCGGCACGTAGATATCGGGCGTGATTCATTTGCGGAGAAATGAATCGACGACACCTGCGCAGGCGCGTTCGTATGAAGCCCCGGCAGCCGCAGCATCACGGTAAGACCTTGCATGAGTTCGCGGCGTGTGAGAGAACCATTCTCAAAGCGTGTCAGCAGATGGAAAGAGGAGTTGCTCGATGATTCGCAGAAGCCTTATTGCCGTTGTCGTTTTAATGTTTTTCAGCCCCGTCCGCGCGCAGGCGCAGGCCAGAACCGTTGCGGGCGAGTTCTCTGTCGAGCCGCCGACGTTGCTGTCGCTCGGCTTCGATTGGAAGGTCACCGGCGACGACAACCGTAACGCATCGGTCGACGTCTCGTATCGGAAGAGAGGAGAGACGGCCTGGAAAAAGGGCCTGCCTCTGCTGCGGCTGCAACACGAATGGGTGAACGGCGGCCCGACGCAGGCTTCGGACAATCCTCTGCTTCCGAGGACTCCATTCGACTGGGTGGTTCCGAACATGTTTTCCGGCAGCATCCTCAATCTCGAGCCGGACACCGAGTACGAGTGCCGCTTCGTGCTGACCGATCCCGACGGCATTTCCGGTGACACCTCGAAGAATGTAACGGTCCGCACGCGCAAAGAGCCGATGCCGGCGGCAGGAGGCAAGACGTATCACGTGTATCCGGTGGACTGGAAGGGTGAGAAACAGGAGCCCGCATTCACCGGCCTGATGTCCGCCTATTACATGGGCACGTCTCATTACGACTACGAGAACGCGTGGCCCGCGCGCGTGAAGCCGGGCGACGTGATTCTCGTACACGCCGGCACCTACGTCAGCGACCGTTTCCACTACATGAACGGGGCCGCGCGGCCGGGCTATCTCTCGCTCGGCACCGTGTTCGACGGGACGTATTACCTTACCGCGAGCGGTACGCCGGACAAACCGATCGTGATCAAGGCGGCGGGCGACGGCGAGGCGATTTTCGACGGCGATGGGGCGCAGAACCTGTTCAACCTGATGGCGGCAAACTACAACTATTTCGAAGGACTGACGATCCGGAATACGAACGTCGCGTTCATGCTCGGCATCAAGGACATTGCCGGCAGCAGTGGATTCACGCTGAAGCATTCCAGAATTTATGATGTCGGCCGCGCAATTCAAGACGACTGGTCGCAGTCGAAGAACTATTACATCGCCGACAACACGTTCATCGGCCGACACGATCCCGACAAGATGATGAGCTGGACCGGCGCGCTCTGGGAGAAGTTCCCGGGCTACCCGGAGCTGCTGACGAGTGAATATGCGATCAAGGTCTACGGCCAGGGGCACGTCGTCGCGCATAACTATGTCGCCAACTGGCACGATGGGATCGATGTGGCGACGTATGGCAATCCCGACGGCACACCCGATCCGATCCCCGACCGCCTGCCCGTGTCGATCGACTTCTACGGCAACGATATTTTCAACATGGGCGACAACTGCTTCGAAAGCGACGGCGGCGCGCACAACATCCGCGTGTTCCAGAACCGCTGCTTCAACGCTGCGTCGCAGGCTTTGTCGGCGCAGCCGATGTACGGCGGCCCTGTGTACTTCTACCAGAACCTGGTGTACAACACGCCATCGGGCGGCTCGCTGAAACTGGTCGCGACACCGGCCGGCGTGCTGGTTTATCAGAATACGTTCGTCGGCGAGCTGGTGGCGCGCGGTCCGGCGAGCAACCTGCACTTCCGGAATAACCTGATCCTGTCGCAGGAAGAGGCGGACCCGGTGTTTGCCGTCGGCAGCTACACGAGCTACTCATCTTCGGATTACAACGCGTTCCGTCCCTACCCCGGCAAAGACGACGCCTTCGAGTGGAATCTTCCGAAAGAGGGCGTGACGGCAGATTACAAGGCGCAACCCGTAGTCCATCGCTATAAGACACTAAAGGATTACAGCGATGCGAGCGGCCAGGATAGGCACAGCGTTCTCATCGACTACGACTCATTCGTCAATGTCACAATGCCGGATAAGTCGAACCCGCAGCACCTGTACAAGCCGGACGGCTTCGACTTCCGTCTCAAGCCGGGTTCACGAGCGATCGACGCAGGAATGGTCCTGCCTTCGATAAATGATGACTTTGCGGGGAAAGCCCCGGACATCGGTGCGTACGAGTCCGGCAAACCGCTGCCACACTACGGTCCCCGCTAGGATCGTCGCACAAAAAACTCGATTTCAACATGGTGTGTGAGCGACCCCCTGCCGGCCGCTTCGCGGCCGGCTCTCCCCCTGTAGCAGGGCGAGAGTTTACTGTCCCCCTCATAGAGGGGGACAGTCGCCCCGAAGGGGCGGCAGGGGGTCGCTCACACACATATGTGAAACTCGCTGCCCTGCTCCTTATTTTCATCTCATCTCCCGCCTTGGCTCAGTCGCGACGGCTGCTCGGAGGCAGCGCGGGCGGCAGCAAGTATCAATTCTTCTACGACACGCTGCTGGAGCCCTCGATTCCGGAGGTCGGGAATCTGGGCGGGGGCACGATCGGGGGCGAGGGCACGATTCACCGCCTGATGTGGGACCGGCGCCTGCACGTGTACTTCGGCTACGACGTTTCCATCGAGCCGCTTTCCGAACCGAACACGTACCGGATGAGCTTCGGCGAACTGACGTTGAGCGCCAACGAGACCTACGTGCTCGGCGGAGAACCGTCCAGCTGGACTTCGCTTCCCGCGCCCGACTGGGGCGGCCCCGCGGTGCGTACCGTTCGCGCCGGCGAAGTGCTCTCGCTCGATCTCCTGACGAACAACACCACGGGCCAGAAGATCGTCGACTATGTCACAGTCCAGGGACCGTCCGCGAAGCCCGCATCCGACCCGTGGCACGGCGACTTCATTTATGAGACGGGCGCGCCCAGGGATTTCCGGACCGACGATGCCGCGCTCGAAATCCGTCTGCCGCGGATCAGCTTGAATGGAGATACCGGGACCGCGGCCATCACCACCGGCGAGGTAGTGTACGGAGCAGCCGTCTGGTTCTACCTTCCGCTCCACGGCCGGTTCATCCTTTCGCTGACACCGCACGCCGATCTGGGGTTCCGGCCGGCCGGCGAAATTCGTGGAAGCTCGCTCACGTTCACGGTGGGCAACGACACCTTCAACCTGGTTTCCAGCGGCCGTATCGCTCCGGGCTCAGGGCCCTTCAACCTGTACGTCTTGAACGAACCCGCATGGAAACCGCCCGACGGGCAAGCCGATGCGCCCGCCTGGGGCTCCGCGGACCGCATGGAACAGCTGATTGCAAGTAAGAACTCCAATGAGAGATGACAATGATCGAATACAGAGAAGACACCAACTTTGCCTGGACGCCGCGCGTGTTATCGATCGGGATTCACGCCGCTCTTGTGGGACTCGCGCTGATTCCATGGGCCTCGCGGATAGCTGTTCTGCCGAAACTCAATGAGACGGCCGTCGTCCTCTACGAACCATTCACGGCGCCGGATAAACCGCTTGTGCTTCCCGGCCGTTCCGGCGGTGGTGGCGGCGGCGGAAAACATGAACTCACGCCACCCTCTCGGGGAGAGTTGCCGCGTGCGGCGGACAGACAGTTGGTTCCACCCGATCCGGAGCCGCCGAAGAATCCCCGGCCCGAGCTGATCGTCGAGCCGACGATCGTTGCGCCGCAGATCGCCGAACTGCGATCCATCACGCTTCTGAACATCGGCGATCCGAACGGTGTTGTGGGGCCGCCTTCTGCCGGCACAGGAGACAACGGGGGCGTCGGCACGGGCCGCAACGGGGGCGTTGGAAGTGGAGACGGCCCGGGAGCAGGTCCCGGACGTAACGGCGGCATTGGCGGAGACGGCAACCACAGCGGCGGAGGAGTGACGGGACCGAAGCTGA encodes the following:
- a CDS encoding energy transducer TonB yields the protein MIEYREDTNFAWTPRVLSIGIHAALVGLALIPWASRIAVLPKLNETAVVLYEPFTAPDKPLVLPGRSGGGGGGGKHELTPPSRGELPRAADRQLVPPDPEPPKNPRPELIVEPTIVAPQIAELRSITLLNIGDPNGVVGPPSAGTGDNGGVGTGRNGGVGSGDGPGAGPGRNGGIGGDGNHSGGGVTGPKLIYRVEPEYSEEARKARFEGVVILEAIVRRDGGVDLIHVIRSVGLGLDQNAVDAVRKWRFRPATKNGSPVDVPVKVEVTFNIR
- a CDS encoding FtsX-like permease family protein — its product is MFLKQLAPGTIYLPFSQAALGPPGQMVYELRTSGNPLGYVQAVREIVRQADAGVPVHDVKTQSARIDQLIGPQILFARLCTAFALLALTIACVGLYGTMSYNVARRTGEIGIRMALGAQRGRVVWMVLRDVLFLIAMALVISVPATLVVRQSGSNRFSSEPGRTTPSHCSAPWPLSSAR
- the creD gene encoding cell envelope integrity protein CreD, which translates into the protein MTSIEGVISSVQNSRLVRLCMVGALALILLIPVAMIGFLVSERHERRDAAIEEVSEKWGRAQTLTGPALILPYAVRRVETVNGKEVVRQDTGHAVFLPKRLKVTGRIDSESRSRGIFSIAVYRTDLTVEGEFSRPNLAEVDVDPGSIFWNRAHLAIGITDVRAIRGQSEVAWNGSPQQFLPGTNGFSEGGSGIHALVHVSPEDSSFKFSFPLSLNGSVGLYLTPFAEDTSVQLASNSPFPNFQGNWLPSERTVSANGFDATWRLSYLGRDYPQWWTRGSDFRKPIAASRFGVEMADPVDHYRMADRSVKYAILFILLTFAFAWLIEVTAGVRVHPIQYLLLGAALCVFYLLELSLSEHLTFPVAYSVASLAVIGMIAAYSRVIFGRVRLAGVISATVTVLYGYLFVLLTNEDAALLVGSIGLFVILGAIMFLTRRVNWYSAANTARESTESV
- a CDS encoding UPF0175 family protein — translated: MSFTVRLDLPPDVEQRLRRETSDLSEGVKEAYVLDLFRRGKLSHYELSQILGLDQFETDAYLKRHSIFEGSLTLEDLEADFQTLRKMSSKQP
- a CDS encoding FtsX-like permease family protein, yielding MSASARPFDAWEHSRSGSDAKTDPRTLLVNDGGQGLGGLRRAYSGPLYILLVLVALILAIVCANIANLMLSRATARKREMAVRLSMGAGRFRVMRQLLTESILLAAIGGGAGIAVAGWGIHALTVLIGNGSDRFTLHAELNWHVMAIAGVLSTMTGVLFGLAPTFQSTRISLLSGLKESRTGERRIFHHLKLSSVLVVAQIALTCVILAAAGLFIRTLSNLESIQLGFNRERLLTFGIDARQAGHRDSEIAGFYSDLRDGFAAIPGVRSVTLSQKPLVGGGTTAMEVAISGSDPKARRLLSVGANFFTTMQIPLRQGREIDEHDRAGLPYVAVVDEDFARSAFGDAGALGRHIQLPRACPGCDIEIVGIRNGGVRQRFERRLGVS